From the Bacteroidia bacterium genome, one window contains:
- a CDS encoding T9SS type A sorting domain-containing protein, producing MKHWKHMLGAVLFSVLLPLCAFAQAQQPVYTPPGVAEFGLEAHNQHLAVIQTTASSIDEALLLRDELTRKGALVSIITSPQRMLAWVPPTATEAVLNTRLAAATGSIGVLAVSYNSAEFRSNQSGNTIQSAENDADRAIVEYLDFVKRPISEQEAERIRLAGEEQWARMQAMPELDCVRAYVTEEPSPREVFQGLPTIGGGDPQILRRSALRGLVAHTSFFMESKTGTGSYNWDNTVYNDYRNYYIAGVNFWVTFASAYGKVVTMFWRLYTPYGDYALVTGEPTVVGEDVFIREIVRRFYTPSGSDSPPSWSWAGDGLEYCWWYNNKIRALTGADESVTGFIAYKPSGDAAIWPHASSVWWNSGTDKEGVYWTMDTRYAGSTPFDLPMRSVVAHEIGHLWGCPDEYKTDNCGFSYRGIENVNCQADRPAYKQPGYTMHGWDGIMKSNYTGGTSLATPVFTAVQLAADAIPSRLFLSVPSGIPLEFKNEDNRANVTRTTPTAIPMGYYYRHKVVAPASRTIGSTTYYFDYWAVRRLDGSTVNIDYYANELPSYGISSTESNPVVRVTATYTSTPPDIFALNTTLRANLAPGGTSASPAPAIALRWRNKYNMSDAQTKIEYEASSGNWRELGSGHIPLSPFVVSINQWTGVIVYAVPGTSGTGANPIQANREYRFRIVGYFNTNRGTPSQIASVTTRPSTPADTVYCHDPSEPSTSTNPHVLPSSGSGMLPYRVDGALVITGIAGEFSWFIPQADIYRLTAINLSSGFFGEAVRITLRVKSQSDFVPILRAQRAGTSTYINAVRVGSEWKLTLNTDGEYTIKVEADISQSISYDLVDRWGGHYAFGEYDLEVERISSTPSVHLPGPDLVRVLLVRPFPGEIIPLPHPHPDLFRVGLKRPNLQPFQLYYQTPPGFTFHGIGGDLGDLPNNPSNIPLGPNTLPGVYRIYPRIQPIDPKLAELVVIYPEGPSGPFDHRQTAAIGSTLIAQATPPSDFIFVGWGGDTATTTNPLNVVMWRSKKLIAHYRPKPCVPEPMKAWRHNLAFVNSKNNQVALEYAMQAGAGDGLEAGQIDLPPVPPPTAFDIRWINITGSQGSVTDHRAIKPSHIYQGRVQTGSASPVQMTWPAPPVSPSASFTLKVQGMAGSIDMRTVSNYTFVDEGTYIFTIEVKEKTCPEPTNQNDIVVTPVDIDTKEWPCVRLALELRDRQTGELRPYANPYNLRFEEPTHGGGGEPTRLSAFEQLDTLLIVRFCFDPDKPGRDREIHVINDDDDPDKEKDTTRLRIPLPIPDGNEDPVRYAWKIPGGWQMISLPVDMKDAEASVVFADPSAVLYQFNTATGAYESVGGMAFGRGYWLKSEGYSNILTGINRYLFEWNSLNGIGEPYGYGWNMIGALSKSMAVSGIQVTPSTGMKSIFGWDPSAGYIIPTTVETGKGYWVRVDPGTKLRMETSAVNGGNPALYSKIVDALDIAALLIATHDGQGARVLSVSGTTPSSEIRDILTIPAKPPASLFDMRTAENALFVFNGDNTVSLQGDGSVRLSLAMTDRVRIEVRDESGTLLGVLRGTAGEEIVVPVAGSRKLFLTVTVQARATEFALGGNYPNPFTLSGQTWIPYSLAFESDVRLQVYDLLGRRLRTLVASRQGAGSKLASWDGRDESGIPAPAGIYLYRLETSAGVVSRILTIVK from the coding sequence ATGAAACACTGGAAGCACATGCTCGGTGCGGTTCTGTTCTCCGTCCTGCTGCCGCTCTGTGCCTTTGCGCAGGCGCAGCAGCCGGTCTATACCCCGCCCGGCGTCGCGGAATTCGGCCTCGAGGCGCACAATCAGCACCTGGCCGTCATCCAAACAACAGCATCATCCATCGACGAGGCGCTTCTCCTGCGTGACGAGCTCACACGCAAAGGCGCACTCGTGTCCATCATTACCTCACCGCAACGCATGCTGGCATGGGTTCCGCCCACCGCCACGGAGGCTGTACTGAATACCCGCCTGGCCGCGGCGACAGGCAGCATCGGAGTGCTTGCGGTTTCCTACAACAGCGCCGAGTTCCGCAGCAATCAAAGCGGCAATACTATTCAGTCCGCGGAGAATGATGCTGATCGCGCTATCGTCGAGTACCTCGACTTCGTCAAGCGCCCCATTTCAGAGCAGGAAGCAGAGCGCATCCGACTTGCGGGCGAAGAACAGTGGGCGCGTATGCAGGCAATGCCCGAATTGGACTGTGTCCGTGCATACGTTACCGAGGAACCGTCACCGCGCGAGGTGTTTCAGGGCTTGCCCACGATCGGGGGAGGCGATCCGCAAATCCTTCGGCGCTCTGCCCTTCGGGGGCTCGTCGCGCATACGAGTTTCTTCATGGAAAGCAAAACCGGGACAGGGTCGTACAACTGGGATAACACCGTATACAACGACTACCGGAACTACTACATCGCGGGCGTGAACTTCTGGGTCACTTTCGCATCGGCCTATGGAAAGGTCGTCACGATGTTTTGGCGACTGTATACTCCCTACGGTGACTACGCGCTTGTCACCGGCGAGCCGACAGTGGTCGGCGAGGACGTGTTCATCCGCGAAATCGTCAGGCGCTTCTATACTCCGAGTGGTTCCGATAGTCCACCGAGCTGGTCCTGGGCCGGCGACGGTCTCGAGTATTGCTGGTGGTACAACAATAAGATCCGCGCGCTGACCGGGGCGGATGAGTCTGTGACGGGCTTCATCGCTTACAAGCCCTCGGGTGATGCGGCAATCTGGCCCCACGCGTCGAGTGTCTGGTGGAACAGCGGCACGGACAAAGAAGGCGTGTACTGGACCATGGACACGCGCTATGCCGGCTCCACCCCCTTTGATCTCCCGATGCGGAGCGTTGTCGCGCATGAAATCGGGCATCTCTGGGGTTGTCCCGACGAGTACAAGACCGACAATTGCGGATTCTCGTATCGCGGCATCGAGAACGTGAACTGTCAGGCCGATCGCCCGGCCTACAAACAGCCGGGATACACGATGCATGGCTGGGACGGTATCATGAAGTCGAATTACACCGGAGGGACGAGTCTCGCGACACCGGTGTTCACCGCCGTGCAGCTTGCCGCGGATGCCATCCCTTCCCGACTCTTTCTCAGCGTTCCGTCCGGTATTCCCCTGGAATTCAAGAATGAGGATAATCGCGCGAACGTCACGAGAACGACACCTACCGCGATCCCGATGGGCTATTACTATCGGCACAAAGTGGTGGCGCCGGCGTCGCGCACCATCGGAAGTACAACGTACTATTTCGACTACTGGGCTGTGCGCCGTCTTGACGGCTCGACAGTCAATATCGATTACTACGCCAACGAGCTGCCGAGTTACGGTATCAGTTCCACCGAATCCAATCCCGTCGTCCGCGTGACGGCCACCTACACGAGTACGCCTCCGGATATTTTCGCGCTCAATACAACGCTGCGCGCCAATCTCGCACCCGGAGGAACAAGTGCTAGCCCGGCACCCGCGATTGCGCTGCGTTGGCGGAACAAGTACAACATGTCCGACGCGCAAACGAAGATCGAGTACGAAGCATCCTCAGGCAATTGGCGTGAGCTCGGCAGCGGACATATCCCGTTGAGTCCGTTTGTCGTGAGCATCAATCAGTGGACAGGCGTTATCGTATACGCCGTCCCGGGCACGAGCGGGACGGGTGCGAACCCGATTCAGGCCAATCGCGAGTACCGCTTCCGCATCGTGGGGTATTTCAACACGAACCGCGGCACGCCTTCGCAGATCGCCTCTGTGACGACACGTCCCTCCACCCCGGCGGATACCGTGTACTGCCACGATCCAAGCGAACCGAGTACCAGCACGAATCCCCATGTGCTGCCCTCGTCGGGATCCGGCATGCTGCCGTATCGCGTCGACGGCGCGCTGGTGATCACCGGCATTGCGGGTGAGTTCTCGTGGTTCATACCACAGGCTGATATATACCGGCTCACGGCTATCAATCTTTCCAGCGGGTTTTTCGGCGAAGCCGTACGCATTACCCTTCGGGTGAAGTCGCAGTCGGATTTCGTACCCATACTCCGTGCGCAACGCGCGGGTACATCAACCTATATCAATGCTGTGCGCGTCGGAAGCGAGTGGAAACTCACCCTCAACACCGACGGCGAGTACACGATAAAAGTGGAAGCGGATATTTCGCAGTCCATCAGCTACGACCTTGTGGATCGCTGGGGCGGGCATTACGCGTTCGGCGAATACGATCTTGAGGTGGAGCGCATAAGTTCGACTCCGTCTGTACATCTACCGGGTCCGGACCTTGTGCGCGTTTTGCTGGTCCGTCCCTTCCCTGGTGAGATCATTCCTCTGCCTCATCCTCATCCCGACCTGTTCCGCGTGGGTCTGAAACGGCCGAATCTTCAGCCCTTCCAGCTATACTATCAGACTCCCCCCGGATTCACCTTCCACGGTATCGGCGGGGATCTCGGCGACTTGCCGAACAATCCCAGCAACATCCCGCTCGGGCCCAATACGCTTCCGGGCGTGTACCGGATTTATCCGCGAATTCAGCCGATCGACCCCAAGCTGGCCGAGTTGGTGGTCATTTATCCCGAAGGCCCCTCCGGACCGTTTGACCATCGTCAGACCGCGGCGATAGGTTCGACGCTCATCGCACAGGCAACGCCGCCGTCGGATTTCATTTTCGTCGGATGGGGTGGTGACACGGCAACGACGACGAATCCCCTGAATGTCGTCATGTGGCGCAGCAAGAAACTCATCGCCCACTACCGTCCCAAGCCGTGCGTTCCGGAACCAATGAAGGCATGGCGACACAATCTGGCCTTCGTGAATTCCAAAAACAATCAGGTCGCTCTTGAATATGCAATGCAGGCAGGCGCCGGCGACGGCCTCGAAGCCGGACAGATTGACTTGCCGCCAGTACCGCCGCCCACGGCCTTTGACATTCGGTGGATCAACATCACCGGATCTCAGGGCAGTGTTACCGATCACCGCGCGATCAAACCCTCGCATATCTATCAGGGTCGCGTACAGACCGGCTCGGCAAGTCCTGTACAGATGACCTGGCCTGCACCGCCCGTTTCACCAAGCGCCAGCTTCACGCTGAAAGTCCAGGGCATGGCTGGAAGCATCGACATGCGCACGGTATCGAACTACACCTTCGTTGATGAGGGCACGTATATTTTCACCATCGAAGTGAAAGAAAAGACCTGTCCCGAGCCCACAAACCAGAACGACATCGTGGTGACACCGGTCGATATCGATACGAAGGAGTGGCCGTGCGTCCGCCTCGCACTCGAGCTGCGCGACCGCCAAACCGGTGAGCTCCGTCCCTATGCCAACCCGTACAACCTGCGCTTTGAAGAACCGACTCACGGTGGAGGCGGCGAGCCCACCAGACTTTCTGCCTTCGAACAGCTCGACACGCTGCTCATCGTGCGCTTCTGCTTCGATCCGGACAAACCAGGCCGTGATCGCGAGATCCATGTGATCAACGATGACGATGATCCCGACAAGGAGAAGGACACGACACGTCTGCGCATCCCGCTTCCGATTCCCGACGGGAATGAGGATCCCGTACGCTACGCATGGAAAATCCCCGGCGGTTGGCAGATGATATCTCTGCCGGTGGACATGAAGGACGCGGAGGCCTCCGTTGTTTTTGCAGATCCTTCCGCGGTGCTCTACCAGTTCAATACGGCGACCGGTGCATACGAGAGCGTCGGCGGTATGGCGTTCGGCCGCGGCTACTGGCTCAAGAGCGAAGGATACAGCAATATTCTGACCGGGATCAACCGGTATCTGTTTGAATGGAACAGCCTGAACGGTATCGGCGAACCCTACGGCTACGGATGGAACATGATCGGCGCATTGAGCAAGTCCATGGCTGTCTCCGGTATTCAGGTCACTCCCTCAACCGGGATGAAGTCCATCTTCGGCTGGGATCCGAGTGCCGGCTACATTATCCCGACGACAGTGGAAACAGGAAAGGGCTATTGGGTACGCGTTGACCCGGGCACCAAGCTCCGCATGGAGACCTCCGCCGTCAATGGCGGTAATCCGGCTCTGTACAGTAAGATCGTTGACGCGCTCGATATCGCCGCGCTGTTGATAGCGACGCACGACGGTCAGGGCGCACGCGTCCTCTCCGTCAGCGGCACAACGCCTTCTTCGGAAATTCGTGACATACTGACAATACCCGCCAAGCCCCCGGCATCGCTTTTCGACATGCGCACGGCAGAGAACGCGCTGTTCGTCTTCAACGGCGACAATACCGTGTCGCTGCAGGGTGACGGTTCTGTTCGTCTCTCCCTCGCGATGACAGATCGCGTGCGCATCGAGGTACGCGATGAGTCCGGCACGTTGCTCGGTGTACTGCGCGGCACAGCGGGCGAAGAGATCGTTGTACCGGTTGCCGGAAGCAGGAAGCTGTTCCTCACCGTTACGGTACAAGCTCGCGCGACAGAGTTCGCGCTGGGCGGTAATTATCCGAATCCGTTCACTCTGAGCGGACAGACCTGGATACCCTATTCGCTGGCCTTCGAGAGTGACGTGCGTCTCCAGGTGTACGACCTTCTCGGCAGACGGCTGCGCACGCTTGTCGCTTCCAGGCAGGGCGCGGGCAGCAAACTCGCAAGCTGGGATGGACGGGATGAGAGCGGGATTCCCGCTCCGGCCGGCATCTATCTCTATCGGCTCGAAACATCGGCCGGTGTCGTTTCCCGCATACTCACGATAGTCAAGTAA
- a CDS encoding molybdenum cofactor guanylyltransferase, with protein sequence MIRTSDTTALILSGGRSSRMGSDKAFLTIHGVTFIQRLLTLASSIFPYTVISAKEVGKYADFGVPVIADDVTDAGPLAGIHACMIRTNTPFLFVLTCDVPMISGEVLRHVLQHAHEDEVTLIGTGQDRPLLCGVLPRLMEPALSEALRRGKHRVLSVLMRGKHTVLNCAAYSDCLVGVNTREEYERLPGSTW encoded by the coding sequence ATGATCCGTACCAGCGACACCACGGCGCTTATCCTCTCCGGCGGGAGAAGCAGCAGAATGGGAAGCGACAAGGCTTTTCTCACGATCCATGGTGTCACCTTCATTCAGCGACTGCTGACGCTCGCCTCCTCGATCTTTCCTTACACAGTGATAAGCGCAAAGGAAGTTGGGAAGTACGCGGATTTCGGTGTTCCGGTGATAGCGGATGACGTCACCGATGCAGGCCCTCTCGCCGGAATCCACGCCTGCATGATCCGTACGAATACACCTTTCCTCTTCGTTCTGACCTGCGACGTCCCCATGATATCCGGGGAAGTGCTTCGTCATGTGTTGCAACATGCGCATGAAGATGAAGTCACCCTCATCGGTACGGGACAGGATCGTCCCCTGCTCTGCGGCGTACTGCCGCGGTTAATGGAGCCCGCCCTCTCCGAGGCATTGCGCAGAGGAAAACACCGTGTGCTCTCCGTCCTCATGCGCGGGAAACACACGGTACTGAATTGTGCGGCGTATTCGGATTGTCTTGTCGGTGTGAACACCAGGGAGGAATACGAGCGCCTGCCCGGCAGTACGTGGTGA
- a CDS encoding molybdopterin molybdotransferase MoeA translates to MLDFSDALGLIIRAAKPPPPVDVPLKSAAGRVLAADVKSASPLPRFDASAVDGYALRAADTSAASEKGEVRLTVTDTISAGTGSHTARPGTALRIFTGAMMPKGADSVVMQEHVLRDGDAILLGKSVSPGANVRLKGEEFQKNALVFPKGTLVTPPVVGMLASLGKTELRVYDLPRVEVIVTGNELLEPGTPLSPGKIYDSNGVTISTALRALGLSSVRVHRVKDNLASIRRALRTALQRADIVVTAGGASVGDFDYIREACEAEGVRLKYQTLAIKPGKPNMFGTRDRVLFFGLPGNPVAALLSLHLLVQPAVCGLMGLPNRYTGGFSARLTCGIKKKAGRLEFLRGVLHADGNGTYVVTPVLAQDSHMLSGLAQADCLIHFPKDAGSLDEGESVTVTSLRWSLA, encoded by the coding sequence ATGCTCGACTTCTCCGACGCACTTGGATTAATCATTCGCGCTGCCAAGCCCCCGCCTCCCGTGGATGTCCCGCTCAAGTCCGCCGCCGGTCGCGTGCTCGCCGCGGACGTCAAGTCTGCGTCGCCACTGCCGCGCTTCGATGCTTCGGCCGTTGATGGCTACGCCCTTCGGGCGGCGGATACATCCGCAGCCAGTGAAAAGGGAGAGGTGCGACTCACGGTAACGGACACCATTTCCGCGGGGACAGGTTCGCACACAGCGCGCCCGGGTACGGCGCTTCGCATCTTCACAGGAGCGATGATGCCGAAAGGCGCCGACAGCGTGGTGATGCAGGAACATGTGCTGCGCGACGGCGATGCCATTCTGCTCGGGAAATCTGTGTCCCCCGGAGCGAACGTACGACTCAAAGGTGAAGAGTTTCAGAAAAATGCACTTGTCTTTCCCAAAGGTACGCTCGTCACACCGCCGGTAGTGGGCATGCTCGCGTCGCTCGGAAAAACGGAGTTGCGTGTGTATGATCTTCCCCGCGTCGAGGTGATCGTTACGGGAAATGAACTGCTCGAACCGGGCACCCCGCTGTCTCCCGGCAAAATCTACGATTCCAACGGCGTGACGATCTCCACCGCGCTGCGCGCCTTGGGCTTGTCTTCGGTGCGGGTCCATCGCGTGAAAGATAACCTTGCGTCCATCCGGCGTGCCTTGCGTACGGCGCTGCAGCGCGCTGATATCGTGGTCACAGCCGGAGGCGCATCCGTGGGGGATTTCGATTATATCAGGGAAGCGTGTGAAGCGGAGGGTGTGCGGTTGAAGTATCAGACACTTGCCATCAAGCCGGGGAAGCCCAACATGTTCGGCACACGGGATCGGGTGCTGTTTTTCGGACTGCCCGGTAATCCTGTAGCCGCGCTGCTTTCCTTGCATTTGCTGGTGCAACCCGCGGTCTGCGGATTGATGGGACTTCCGAACCGATACACAGGCGGATTTTCGGCCCGACTGACATGCGGCATCAAGAAAAAAGCGGGACGCCTCGAGTTTCTTCGAGGCGTCCTGCACGCCGACGGCAACGGGACCTACGTGGTAACCCCGGTGCTGGCTCAGGATTCCCACATGCTCAGCGGACTTGCGCAGGCGGATTGCCTCATCCATTTTCCGAAAGATGCCGGCAGCTTGGACGAAGGTGAATCCGTCACCGTCACATCCCTGCGATGGAGTCTTGCATGA
- the moaCB gene encoding bifunctional molybdenum cofactor biosynthesis protein MoaC/MoaB yields MLDVSAKPRTLRTATARARLHLHPATLARVHAGTIPKGNPLEVAKVAAVQAAKQTSAIIPYCHPLPIDYVGVQYEFGDDWIDAIVSVKVMYRTGVEMEAMTAAAVAVLTLYDMMKMLDADMSIGSVVLEKKRGGKNDFRTPYATPLRAAVLVMSDSISAGTKSDSSGRMIADRLGAEGVSVEDYRIIPDDKDEIVRMLRLYADDTKLDLVMTTGGTGFSARDCTPEAMAEVIDRHAPGISEAARSYGQERTPFSMLSRAQAGLRGHTLIVNLPGSKKGVADSLDALFPGLLHSFKMIRGGGHE; encoded by the coding sequence ATGCTCGATGTTTCCGCGAAACCGCGAACCCTTCGCACCGCGACTGCCCGCGCCAGACTGCATCTCCATCCCGCGACCCTTGCGCGTGTGCATGCCGGAACCATTCCGAAGGGCAATCCCCTGGAGGTGGCCAAAGTCGCCGCCGTGCAGGCCGCCAAGCAGACCAGCGCCATCATTCCCTACTGTCATCCCCTCCCCATCGATTACGTCGGCGTGCAGTATGAATTCGGCGATGACTGGATAGATGCCATCGTTTCCGTCAAGGTCATGTACCGTACCGGAGTCGAGATGGAAGCCATGACCGCCGCCGCAGTCGCCGTGCTCACGCTGTACGACATGATGAAGATGCTCGATGCGGACATGTCCATCGGCAGTGTCGTGCTCGAAAAGAAGCGTGGCGGAAAAAACGACTTCCGTACTCCCTACGCCACACCTCTCCGAGCGGCCGTGCTCGTGATGTCGGATTCCATCTCCGCGGGGACCAAGTCCGACAGCTCCGGACGCATGATCGCGGATCGCCTCGGCGCCGAAGGTGTGTCTGTTGAGGACTACCGCATCATCCCGGATGACAAGGATGAGATTGTCCGAATGCTACGTTTGTACGCGGACGACACGAAGCTCGATCTGGTCATGACCACCGGAGGTACGGGTTTTAGCGCTCGCGACTGCACGCCCGAGGCCATGGCGGAGGTGATTGACCGGCACGCTCCCGGCATTTCCGAAGCGGCGCGTAGTTACGGGCAGGAGCGCACACCGTTTTCCATGCTCTCCCGCGCACAGGCGGGATTGCGCGGTCACACGTTGATCGTCAATCTGCCCGGCTCGAAGAAAGGCGTCGCCGATTCACTGGACGCCCTGTTTCCCGGGCTGCTGCATTCCTTCAAAATGATTCGCGGAGGAGGGCACGAATAA
- a CDS encoding Lrp/AsnC family transcriptional regulator has product MQSLDEADLGILDTLQRNGRIKRSEMAELVGLSLPAVSERLRKLEERGYITGYAAILDARKFGKDVTAFVQVSVDTSLHYDNFLHHAEAHPDILECHAITGDGSHLLKIRTDNTATLERVLSEIQAWKEVQSTRTSVVLSTRKETLAISVHHTTTKL; this is encoded by the coding sequence ATGCAGTCGTTGGATGAAGCGGATCTCGGAATTCTCGATACCTTGCAGCGTAACGGACGCATCAAGCGCAGTGAAATGGCCGAGCTGGTCGGTCTGTCGCTGCCGGCGGTGAGCGAGCGATTGCGCAAGCTGGAGGAACGAGGCTACATCACGGGCTACGCTGCAATTCTCGATGCCAGGAAATTCGGCAAGGACGTTACCGCTTTCGTGCAGGTTTCAGTCGACACCTCGCTGCATTACGATAACTTCCTCCATCACGCCGAGGCGCATCCGGATATTCTCGAATGTCACGCCATTACGGGCGACGGCTCCCATCTGCTGAAAATCCGAACCGACAATACCGCCACACTGGAGCGCGTGCTTTCCGAGATTCAAGCATGGAAGGAGGTCCAGAGTACACGGACCAGTGTGGTTCTCTCCACCCGAAAAGAGACATTGGCAATTTCCGTTCATCACACCACCACCAAATTATAA
- a CDS encoding sulfite exporter TauE/SafE family protein, with translation MAETLFTPWILGLFFLIAVLYSSVGHGGATGYLGLFAFLGAATAAVVPVALVLNMLVAGTGFYIFRRKGYFSWTLLAPFVAASIPAAFLGGMLRLEADTFRAILGVVLLAAGLRMAFIPQVTISRLASSTRYRVALSVGIGLTLGIISGMVGIGGGVFLSPIIMFLGWADARQTAAVSSAFIVLNSLSGLLGQITKGNVEVGSMWLLAVIVFIGALVGSSLGARQTRVRRLQVVLGVVLLGAGGKMIAQLWV, from the coding sequence ATGGCTGAGACGCTTTTCACACCCTGGATTCTCGGACTCTTTTTCCTCATCGCCGTACTGTACTCCAGCGTCGGCCACGGGGGTGCCACAGGGTATCTCGGTTTGTTCGCCTTTCTGGGCGCCGCAACCGCCGCCGTCGTACCGGTGGCTCTGGTTTTGAATATGCTCGTTGCCGGGACGGGGTTCTATATCTTCCGGCGAAAGGGATATTTTTCCTGGACGCTGCTGGCACCTTTCGTCGCGGCTTCCATTCCCGCGGCGTTTCTCGGGGGGATGCTTCGCTTGGAAGCGGATACGTTCCGGGCGATTCTCGGCGTGGTCCTGCTCGCAGCCGGATTACGGATGGCATTCATCCCACAAGTAACAATCTCTCGACTGGCTTCCTCCACACGCTACCGCGTCGCGCTCAGCGTGGGCATCGGGTTGACGCTCGGGATAATCAGTGGCATGGTGGGCATCGGCGGGGGAGTATTCCTGAGCCCCATCATCATGTTTCTGGGTTGGGCCGACGCGCGGCAAACAGCGGCCGTGTCCAGCGCTTTTATCGTGCTGAATTCCCTGAGCGGTCTGCTCGGACAGATCACCAAGGGGAATGTGGAAGTCGGCTCGATGTGGCTGCTCGCCGTCATCGTTTTTATCGGCGCACTCGTGGGCTCCTCCCTGGGCGCCAGGCAGACGCGCGTCCGGAGACTTCAGGTCGTGCTGGGAGTCGTGCTGCTCGGCGCGGGCGGGAAAATGATAGCGCAACTCTGGGTATGA
- a CDS encoding NAD(P)-binding domain-containing protein, with translation MNIAVFGTGMVAQTIGPAFAAQGHTVVYGTRNPAETLARSEAGPFGAPPFAEWFKTQPDARLVPFAGAAEGAELIVNATSGQGSLPALESAGAQRLEGKILIDIANPLDFSNGFPPSLSVCNTDSLGEQIQRAFPGLKVVKTLNTLTAALMVNPAALPADHVIFMSGDNAEAKTRVASLLQEAFGWKAQNIINLGDITTARGTEMVLPLWVRLYASLQTPMFNFGIVRQSEAP, from the coding sequence ATGAACATCGCCGTTTTTGGTACGGGAATGGTCGCGCAGACCATTGGCCCCGCTTTCGCAGCGCAAGGGCATACCGTGGTGTACGGTACACGCAATCCTGCGGAAACGCTGGCCCGCAGTGAAGCCGGTCCTTTTGGAGCGCCACCGTTCGCGGAGTGGTTTAAGACGCAGCCGGATGCGCGTCTCGTTCCCTTCGCCGGGGCCGCTGAAGGTGCGGAGCTTATCGTGAACGCCACCTCCGGTCAGGGGTCGCTCCCCGCGCTCGAAAGTGCCGGTGCGCAACGACTCGAAGGGAAAATCCTTATAGACATTGCCAACCCGCTGGATTTCTCGAACGGATTTCCCCCGTCCCTCTCCGTGTGCAATACCGACTCTCTCGGTGAGCAGATTCAGCGCGCGTTTCCCGGACTCAAGGTCGTGAAAACGCTGAACACGCTCACCGCCGCGCTGATGGTCAATCCTGCGGCCCTGCCCGCCGATCATGTCATATTCATGAGCGGCGACAATGCGGAAGCAAAGACGCGGGTGGCATCGCTCCTGCAGGAGGCGTTCGGCTGGAAAGCGCAGAACATCATCAACCTTGGCGATATCACGACAGCGCGCGGAACGGAAATGGTGCTTCCCCTGTGGGTGCGGCTGTATGCGTCTCTCCAAACGCCGATGTTCAATTTCGGTATCGTCCGGCAGAGCGAGGCGCCGTAA